The region TTGTGGGTTCTGGTATTGGTGGATTGAACGCTATGCAAGAACAAATCATCAAAATGCATGACAAAGGACCACAACGTGTTGCGCCTTTCTTTGTGCCGATGGCGATCGGAAATATGGTAGCTGGTAATATTTCAATTGCAATTGGTACAAAAGGGATCAATACATCCATTGTAACAGCTTGTGCTTCAGGGAATAATGCTATTGGAGAAGCTTATCGCAACATCAAACATGGCTACTCAGACGTTATTTTGGCAGGCGGAGCAGAAGGAACGATCAATGAAATCGGAATCTCTGGGTTTGCAGCTCTAACAGCACTTTCAACTAGCACAGATCCAGATCGTGCATCTATTCCATTTGATAAAGACCGTCATGGTTTTGTCATGGGTGAAGGAGCCGGAGTCTTAATGCTGGAAAGCCTTGATCATGCAGTAGAACGAGGAGCAACTATTTATGGAGAAGTTGTCGGTTATGGCTCAACAGGTGATGGCTATCATATGACGGCGCCTACTCCTGATGGAAGCGGAGCAGGCAAAGCGATGCTAAATGCGATGGCAGAAGCAGGAATTACACCTGAAGAAGTCGGCTATATCAACGCTCACGGAACGAGTACCCCAGCAAATGATTCTGCAGAAACAATGGCAATCAAGTACGCTTTAGGGGAAACGGCTAAAAAAGTTGCCATTTCCAGTACTAAGAGTATGACTGGACACTTGTTAGGAGCTGCGGGAGCAATTGAAGCGATTGCTTGTGTCAAAGCTTTACAAGACGACTTTTTACCGCCGACAATTGGACTGGAAACAACCGATGAAGCATGTGATTTAGATTATATTCCACGAGTAGGAAGACAAGCTGAAGTTCGTTATGCTTTAAATAACTCATTAGGATTCGGTGGCCATAACGCAGTCACTTGTTTCAAAAAATGGGAGGGGCAATAATGGATTTTGAACAAATTAAAGAAATACTTAAACTCGTTGATCAATCTGAATTGACGGAATTTGATTTGCAAATGGATAATGCTTCTGTTCGAATGAGTAAAAATACTGTTCCTATGCAATCGAATGTGCAGCCTGCTGCTTTGAACCAAACAGCTGAAAATACACAGCCGGTTCAACAGCAAAGAACAATGGCAAAATCAAAAGCATCCCTTCAAGTAGACGATGTGGTTCTGCCGGCAGAGCCTCAAGCAGAAGAAGCGAAAGAAGGACATATTGTCCAATCGCCATTGGTTGGTGTAACCTATATGGCTCCATCTCCCGATCAATCTGCTTTTAAAAAAGTCGGCGATCCAGTCACAGTTGGCGAAACATTATGTATTGTTGAAGCAATGAAATTAATGAATGAAATAAAAAGTGATGTCGAAGGTACAATTGCTGAAGTCTTTGTTGAAGATGAGCAAGTTGTCGAATACAATCAACCGCTTTTCAGAATTGTCTAGGAGGAAATAAAAATGACTAAAATGAATATTGCAGAAATTCAAGACTTAATTCCTAACCGCTACCCGATTTATTTTATTGACCGCGTAGATGAAATGATTCCAGGCGAACGCGTAGTAGCATTAAAAAATGTTACGATCAATGAAGAAGTTTTCCAAGGTCACTTCCCAGGCGAACCTGTCCTGCCGGGTGTGTACATTTTAGAAAGTTTAGCACAAGCCGGTTCGATCCCGTTGTTGCAGTTAGATCGCTTTAAAGGTCAAACAGCTTATTTAGGCGGCATGAACAAAGTAAAATTCCGTAAAAAAGTAGTTCCTGGCGATCAATTGATGTTAGTGGTCGACATTGTTAAATTAAAAGACTATGCTGGTATCGGCAAAGGTGTAGCTTACGTTGATGGCAAAAAGGTTTGCGAAGCCGAATTAACGTTTATCATTGGAAGATAGTCAGATGTTCAAAAAAATATTAATCGCAAATCGCGGAGAAATTGCTGTCCGGATCATTCGTGCTTGTCGTGAATTGGGTATCCAAACAGTAGCAATTTACTCAGAAGCAGACCGAGACGCTCTGCATATGCAGTTAGCTGATGAAGCTATCTGTATTGGTCCAGCAAAAGCTACAGATTCTTATTTGAACATGCAAAGTATCTTAAGTGCTGCGGTAGTTACAAATTCTCAAGCTATCCATCCAGGATTTGGTTTTTTATCGGAAAACAGTACTTTTGCCACAATGTGTCAAGAAATGAACGTAGCATTTATCGGACCGGATCCGGAAACCATTGAACAAATGGGAAACAAATCAAATGCTAGAGATTTGATGATCCAAGCAGACGTTCCGGTTATTCCTGGAAGTGACGGCTTTATTACCGATACTGATAAAGCCAAAGAACTTGCAGAACAATTAGGTTACCCTGTAATGCTGAAAGCTGCTGCTGGAGGCGGCGGAAAAGGGATACGAAAAGTATACAGCCAGGAGGAATTAGTTTCTGCTTTTAATAGTGCTAAAAATGAAGCTCAAGCTGCCTTTGGTGATGGCCGTATGTATATGGAAAAAATTATTGAACATGCACGTCATATTGAAGTTCAAATTTTAGGCGATCACCATGGGAATGTTATTCATTTAGGAGAACGGGATTGCTCCTTACAACGGAACAACCAAAAAGTGATTGAAGAATCTCCTTCTGTGGCTATCAGTGAAGCGCAACGCCAAGCATTAGGCGAGACAGCTGTACGAGCGGCAAAATTTGTAAATTATAAGAATGCCGGGACAATTGAATTTTTATTAGATCAATCCGGGAAATTTTATTTTATGGAAATGAATACACGTATCCAAGTTGAACACCCTGTAACAGAAATGGCAACTGAAATCGATATTGTCAAAGAACAGTTAATTATTGCTAGTGGAAATAAAATGACTATTCAACAATCTGATGTCCGCTTGACTGGACATACAATTGAATGCCGTATCAATGCAGAAAATCCAGCTTTTAATTTTGCTCCTTCCCCTGGTAAAATCACTTATTTAATGATGCCGAGCGGTGGAAATGGATTGCGAGTGGAAAGTGCAATGTTTGCAGGTTATGTTATACCACCTTATTATGATGCGATGATCGCTAAAATTATTACAAAAGGTGCTGATCGTGTAGAAGCTATTGCCAAAATGAAACGAGCTCTAGGAGAACTGGTTATTGAAGGAATTATCAGCAATCAATTCTTTCAAGAAGATCTATTAGCTGATGAGCGTTTTGTTAATGGATCCTACGATACTAGTTTTTTACAAGATGTTTTTCTTGAAGAGTGGCAACCGCGCGTTGAATAGTCCATTAAGGGTATAAAGAGGTGAGAATGTGAGACTATTTAAAAAACGAGATTATATCCCTATCACTAAAAGTTCGCAACAAGCAGATGAAACAGATGCTCCTAAAGTTCCTGAAGGAATGTTTACTCAGTGTCCTAATTGTAAACGTGCCATTTATGGAAAAGATTTAGGATCAGAAAAAATTTGTCCTGAATGCGGCTACTCTTTTAGAATAGGTGCTCAAGAACGAATCCAATTAACAGTAGACAGCGAGAGTTTTGAAGAATGGAATGTAGACATTCCTTTTGAAAATCCTCTTGATTTTCCTGGATACGATGAAAAAATAAAAAAAATGCAACAAAAAACAGGTCTTGATGAAGCTGTTGTAACTGGAAAAGCCACTATCGAAGGCGTTGAAACGGCAATATGTGTAATGGATTCAAGCTTTATCATGGGAAGCATGGGACGTATAGTGGGTGAGAAAATAACCCGAACACTTGAACGGGCATTGGCAGAAAAATTACCAATCGTTATTTTTACAGCTTCTGGTGGTGCTCGTATGCAAGAAGGTATTTTATCTTTAATGCAGATGGCAAAAATCAGTGCAGCAGTAGCTCGTCATAGTGCTGCCGGTTTATTGTATATCACAGTGTTAACGGATCCGACAACTGGCGGAGTTACTGCTAGTTTTGCAATGCAAGGGGATATCATTCTATCAGAGCCGCGAGCGTTAGTAGGTTTTGCAGGAAGACGTGTTATTGAGCAAACCATTAAAGAAACACTGCCGGATAATTTTCAACTTGCAGAATCCGTTTTAAAGAATGGGTTTATCGATAAAATAGTTCCAAGAAAAGACCTTAAAGCAACATTAGGGCTGTTACTTCAACTTCATCAATAACAAGAGCGGATCAGAAAGAAACTTTGTATAAGAGAAGGTGAAACATTTGAGCGAAGCGAGCGAAGTAGTCGCCTTGGCTAGAAAAACATCGCGTCTAACAGCATTAGAAATATTTGAGGCTGTTTTCGAAAATTTTATTGAGTTTCACGGAGATCGCTATTTCCGTGACGATAAAGCCATTGTAGGAGGCATTGCTACCTTAAATGGACAGCCAATTACTGTAATCGGAAATCAAAAAGGACATGAACTAACAGAAAATATTGAGCGGAACTTTGGTTCTCCTCATCCAGAAGGCTATCGGAAAGCCTTGCGCTTAATGAAACAAGCTGAAAAGTTTAATCGTCCTGTTATCACATTTATCAATACTTCAGGGGCATATTGTGGAGTTGAAGCTGAAGAGCGAGGACAAGGTGAAGCCATTGCCCGTAACCTGATTGAAATGAGTCAGTTAAAAGTTCCTATTCTTTCAATTATAATCGGTGAAGGGGGAAGCGGAGGAGCGCTTGCTCTAGCAATGGGAAACCAAGTTTGGATGATGGAACACACAATGTATTCGGTCCTTTCTCCGGAAGGATTCTCTTCTATATTATGGAAAGATGCATCTAGAGCAGGTGAAGCAGCAGAAGTTATGAAATTGACGGCTCAGAATTTACTTGAATTAGATATTGTCGATGAGATTGTTTTAGAAACTGATCAAGGCGAATTATTAACTCAGCAGAGTATTTTAAGTAACTTGAAAAAGAAAATAGTAAAAACATTGAATGAATTGAATGCTAAATCTCCAAATGAATTAGTAGAAGAAAGATATCAGCGTTTCAGAAAATATTAAACAGTTAAAAACAAACACCATTTCTTTATCTATGGTGTTTGTTTTATTTTTGGGTTCTACGTCAACTGACGTTGGTGAAGAATTTTAGTCACTTATTTAATTAGAAATCCTATACACTTTTCATGGTAAGCATTAAGCTGCCCTGAAAAGTGTTTTTTCTTTCTGTTTATAGTTGCTGGTTTCATATTAAAGTGCAGAAGAATACGGTTTTTATAGTTCGCAAAGTTTCTGTAGCCATAGGCTACACGGTTAAGGACCTTAATCTTATTATTTATTCCTTCAATTTTTCCGTTTGAGTACTTATAGGCAAATGTATTTTTAATGTGCTTTATATGCTTTTTCAATGTTTTAAGGCTCGTCTTCATTGGTTTTGAAATAAGTGGATAATCTTTTTCTAAAATCTTTACTAGCTCATCGTAGTCGTTTTTCTCAACCGCTTTGAGAATAGCTTGATACACCTCGTAAGTCTCTCTCAGAATAGTGTTATATCCTAACATTTCATCGACAATTGCTGATTCTAAGCGTAGACCAAATAGAGCATAATAAGTATATTTTGTATAAGATAGTTCAGATTCTTTCTTTAGGATTTTTTTCCAAAATCGTTTTAATCGACGGTATTTTTTCATGTCTTCTCCGTTTGAGGTGTGAAATTGATTCATGACCGTTACCCTTGTACGGTTCAGTGAACGATTAATCAGCTGGACAATATGAAAACGATCAATGATAATTTTGGCGTTTGGAAAAAGCACGGGAATAAAATTGACGTAGCTGGCATTCATATCGACTGTAATGGTTTCTACTTTTTTTCTGGCCTTTAGGCTATAACGTGAAAGGAAATGGTCTTTTATCGTTCGGCTGTCTCGAGAAGGCAAAATATCAATGATCGTTCCTTTTTCGGCATCTATGTATTCAAAAGCCATTGTGCTGTTGGCATACTTAAACTCGTCAAACGAAAGATGTTTAGAAAGCCAGAAGTAATGCGGTTTATAATTCTTAGCTTGCTCATTAATAACGCGTTGCGTCGTTGCTGAAGAGACTCTAGTTTGACTAGAGATATCTTTTATAGATTGAGCCATAGATGATTTATCTAAAATTTGTGCTTTTACAGGATTCGAAATAAAACAATTTTCTTTCAATAGAGGCGTTTTCGCAGTAAATGTAGCCCCACATCCTTTACACTTGAACCGTTGCTTCTTGAGTAATAAATAAGTTGGATGAACCCCGCTCATAGGCAAAGTAATACGTGAAACCTGTGTCCCGTTACGATAGATGGTATAGTGTTCGTTTGCTGCATGGCACTTCATACATTCCTGAGGAATGTAGGTCAAGCGGCCTTTAATAAATTTACATTTCTTCCCTTTGAATTGACCGTATTCTACGCAATCATCTTCAAAAATAATGTTTTTGTCTTGAATATCTAGTACTTTTCGCATATCATTTGATGTAGGCAAGTGAGTTCTCTCCTTTGGATGGGTTGTGGTGACTTTAATTCTACAGGAGAACTCACTTGTTTTCTATTTTTACGAAAAAAGACGTTAGCGAGTTTTCACTCACCAACGTCAAATATTGTACAACCTATTTTTGCATGCGGTTTCAACAAAAGAGGAAATACCTTAATCTTACCAAGCCTTTAATCCATATGGTACACTAGTAAAGAATAAAACATGTATCTATAAAAATGAATTGGGTGAAAGTCTTGGGAAAAAAAATTGAATTTCCAAAAAATTATGAATACTATTTGAATCAAGGAAAGTCCCTAATGGAACGCGGAGAGACAAGAGAAGCTGTTGACTTTATTGAAAAAGCTTATACAATTAAATCGGATAGAGAAACTAACTTGGTTCTTGTTACCGTTTTATACCAAGTAGGAGAATATGAAAAAGCTAAAAACATGGCAGGTAAGCACCTTTCTCTTTATCAAAACGATGAACAGTTATATGCATTATATACCTCTATTTTAATAAAAAACCATGATTTTTTACAAGCGGAAAAGATTATAGCTATTGAAAAAAATAAGCAAAATAATCAAGTATCGGTAACGCTTTGGCAGAGTTTAGCTCAATCAATGGAAGATGAAAAGGAATCACTTGAAAGAACTAAGAAAAATAAGCAGCAACAAGTTTTGAAAAATGTTTTTTCTATGAGCAATCAAAGTTTGGAAGAACAATCAAAGACATTTAAAGAAACAGAAATACTTCCACCGCATTTATTTTTGCAAGCCGCAGAAAGCATATTAGCTAACCCTTTTGTGAACGGAATAACAAAGACAACCATGCTGCAAACTTTACTATCTCGAGAAATTGACACTCCTTTTACCTTGGAATGGTTTAATGAAAAGCATATAATCATTCCTAAAAACTTAGTGCCAATCCAAGAGAGCAAGGCCGTTCAAGCGATAGAAGACATTTTAAAAGAACAGCTTGAAAATAATAACCCAGTTTTATACCAAATTGTTAGTCAAGAAATTCATATCCACTTTATGCTATTGTATCCATTTATCGATGAAATTATTACTGCTCCAGAAGAATGGGTCCAACTTTATATTGATCGATATGAAGAAGGCCAGCAAAATAGTTATCAAGAAAATGGTTCAGAACAAATATCAAAATTAGCAGAATGGATGCTGCGATTAGATAATACGATAGAAGAATTGGCTCAAAGGCCAAATAGTTAATTATCTGTAGTGGATTATGCAATAGTAATGAGAAGAAAAAGAGTGTTTTTTGACAGGTTTTAGCTCTTTGTATTTACAAAAATTCAGTGATAGTGTAAGATTAGGGAGTATGCAATTTTAATAAATTGCCAAAAATAGAGTGTTTCGGAGGGAAATATACATGACTGCACAATGGGAAAAAAAAGGTACTAATGACGGTATCCTAACATTTGAAATCTCAGAAGAAAAAATCAGTGAAGGAATGAATACAGCTTTCAACAAAGTGAAAGGTACTTTGAATGTACCAGGTTTCCGTAAAGGAAAAGTTACACGTCAAGTATTCAACAAAATGTATGGAGAAGCAGCACTTTATGAAGATGCTTTAAATGCAGTCTTACCAGAAGAATATGAAGCAGCAGTAAAAGAAGCTGCAATTGAGCCTGTAGATCAACCTAAAATTGATGTTAAATCAATGGAAAAAGGTCAACCTTGGGTTATTGAAGCAACCGTTACGGTTAAACCAGAAGTTAAATTAGGAGAATACAAAGGCCTTACAGTCGAAAAACAAGATCGCGAAGTAACAGATGCTGATGTTGAAGCTAATCTAGAAACAAAACGCGAACAACAAGCTGAATTGGTCTTGAAAGAAGACGCAGCCGTTGAAGGAGATACTGTTGTTATCGACTTTGAAGGATTTAATAATGGTGAAGCTTTTGAA is a window of Carnobacterium mobile DSM 4848 DNA encoding:
- a CDS encoding acetyl-CoA carboxylase biotin carboxylase subunit — protein: MFKKILIANRGEIAVRIIRACRELGIQTVAIYSEADRDALHMQLADEAICIGPAKATDSYLNMQSILSAAVVTNSQAIHPGFGFLSENSTFATMCQEMNVAFIGPDPETIEQMGNKSNARDLMIQADVPVIPGSDGFITDTDKAKELAEQLGYPVMLKAAAGGGGKGIRKVYSQEELVSAFNSAKNEAQAAFGDGRMYMEKIIEHARHIEVQILGDHHGNVIHLGERDCSLQRNNQKVIEESPSVAISEAQRQALGETAVRAAKFVNYKNAGTIEFLLDQSGKFYFMEMNTRIQVEHPVTEMATEIDIVKEQLIIASGNKMTIQQSDVRLTGHTIECRINAENPAFNFAPSPGKITYLMMPSGGNGLRVESAMFAGYVIPPYYDAMIAKIITKGADRVEAIAKMKRALGELVIEGIISNQFFQEDLLADERFVNGSYDTSFLQDVFLEEWQPRVE
- the accD gene encoding acetyl-CoA carboxylase, carboxyltransferase subunit beta, which translates into the protein MRLFKKRDYIPITKSSQQADETDAPKVPEGMFTQCPNCKRAIYGKDLGSEKICPECGYSFRIGAQERIQLTVDSESFEEWNVDIPFENPLDFPGYDEKIKKMQQKTGLDEAVVTGKATIEGVETAICVMDSSFIMGSMGRIVGEKITRTLERALAEKLPIVIFTASGGARMQEGILSLMQMAKISAAVARHSAAGLLYITVLTDPTTGGVTASFAMQGDIILSEPRALVGFAGRRVIEQTIKETLPDNFQLAESVLKNGFIDKIVPRKDLKATLGLLLQLHQ
- the fabZ gene encoding 3-hydroxyacyl-ACP dehydratase FabZ: MTKMNIAEIQDLIPNRYPIYFIDRVDEMIPGERVVALKNVTINEEVFQGHFPGEPVLPGVYILESLAQAGSIPLLQLDRFKGQTAYLGGMNKVKFRKKVVPGDQLMLVVDIVKLKDYAGIGKGVAYVDGKKVCEAELTFIIGR
- the accB gene encoding acetyl-CoA carboxylase biotin carboxyl carrier protein, which translates into the protein MDFEQIKEILKLVDQSELTEFDLQMDNASVRMSKNTVPMQSNVQPAALNQTAENTQPVQQQRTMAKSKASLQVDDVVLPAEPQAEEAKEGHIVQSPLVGVTYMAPSPDQSAFKKVGDPVTVGETLCIVEAMKLMNEIKSDVEGTIAEVFVEDEQVVEYNQPLFRIV
- a CDS encoding acetyl-CoA carboxylase carboxyl transferase subunit alpha — translated: MSEASEVVALARKTSRLTALEIFEAVFENFIEFHGDRYFRDDKAIVGGIATLNGQPITVIGNQKGHELTENIERNFGSPHPEGYRKALRLMKQAEKFNRPVITFINTSGAYCGVEAEERGQGEAIARNLIEMSQLKVPILSIIIGEGGSGGALALAMGNQVWMMEHTMYSVLSPEGFSSILWKDASRAGEAAEVMKLTAQNLLELDIVDEIVLETDQGELLTQQSILSNLKKKIVKTLNELNAKSPNELVEERYQRFRKY
- a CDS encoding ISL3 family transposase, giving the protein MPTSNDMRKVLDIQDKNIIFEDDCVEYGQFKGKKCKFIKGRLTYIPQECMKCHAANEHYTIYRNGTQVSRITLPMSGVHPTYLLLKKQRFKCKGCGATFTAKTPLLKENCFISNPVKAQILDKSSMAQSIKDISSQTRVSSATTQRVINEQAKNYKPHYFWLSKHLSFDEFKYANSTMAFEYIDAEKGTIIDILPSRDSRTIKDHFLSRYSLKARKKVETITVDMNASYVNFIPVLFPNAKIIIDRFHIVQLINRSLNRTRVTVMNQFHTSNGEDMKKYRRLKRFWKKILKKESELSYTKYTYYALFGLRLESAIVDEMLGYNTILRETYEVYQAILKAVEKNDYDELVKILEKDYPLISKPMKTSLKTLKKHIKHIKNTFAYKYSNGKIEGINNKIKVLNRVAYGYRNFANYKNRILLHFNMKPATINRKKKHFSGQLNAYHEKCIGFLIK
- the fabF gene encoding beta-ketoacyl-ACP synthase II, encoding MNRVVITGMGAVTPLGNTVDEFWDGLKAGKNGIAPITKFDATETGISVAGELKDFDATNYMPRKIAKRMDEFSRYGVAAAVQAVEMSGIDTEQTDMDRFGVIVGSGIGGLNAMQEQIIKMHDKGPQRVAPFFVPMAIGNMVAGNISIAIGTKGINTSIVTACASGNNAIGEAYRNIKHGYSDVILAGGAEGTINEIGISGFAALTALSTSTDPDRASIPFDKDRHGFVMGEGAGVLMLESLDHAVERGATIYGEVVGYGSTGDGYHMTAPTPDGSGAGKAMLNAMAEAGITPEEVGYINAHGTSTPANDSAETMAIKYALGETAKKVAISSTKSMTGHLLGAAGAIEAIACVKALQDDFLPPTIGLETTDEACDLDYIPRVGRQAEVRYALNNSLGFGGHNAVTCFKKWEGQ